Proteins found in one Campylobacter sp. MG1 genomic segment:
- a CDS encoding RluA family pseudouridine synthase: MKQEKAYKLLALQEKISNSAAKELIDLGLVLHGGKRLEIARGLMPVNTIFKITKPKTDIIFEDENLLAINKPIGVSVEFIKTQHILLNRLDKDTSGIVLYAKNDEFLKAAKNEYKNEKVGKIYLAIVNKIISEPIVIDEPILTIKGKSAFSKISYSENAKRAYTSIEPLKIEGKKTLLKVQISTGRTHQIRVHLNSIGAGILGDVKYSKIVSSRLMLHCVRTKIFDYDIKTPMPNDFHRDFDMSGLNLDFIF, encoded by the coding sequence ATGAAACAAGAAAAAGCATATAAACTATTAGCATTGCAAGAAAAAATTTCAAATAGTGCTGCAAAAGAATTAATTGATTTAGGACTTGTTTTGCACGGAGGTAAAAGATTAGAAATAGCTAGAGGACTCATGCCTGTTAATACTATTTTTAAAATTACAAAGCCAAAAACAGATATAATTTTTGAAGATGAAAATTTATTAGCGATAAATAAACCAATAGGTGTTAGTGTTGAATTTATAAAAACACAGCATATTCTTCTTAATAGACTAGATAAGGATACAAGTGGGATTGTGCTCTATGCAAAAAATGATGAATTCTTAAAAGCTGCTAAAAATGAGTATAAAAATGAAAAAGTAGGAAAAATTTATTTAGCTATTGTAAATAAAATTATCAGTGAACCTATTGTTATTGATGAGCCGATATTGACTATAAAAGGTAAGAGTGCATTTAGTAAAATTTCTTATAGTGAAAATGCAAAAAGAGCATATACTAGCATTGAACCATTAAAAATTGAAGGTAAAAAAACTTTATTAAAGGTTCAAATTTCTACCGGTAGAACTCATCAAATAAGAGTGCATTTAAATAGCATAGGAGCTGGAATTTTAGGCGATGTAAAATATAGCAAAATCGTAAGCTCAAGGCTAATGCTTCATTGTGTTAGGACAAAAATATTTGATTATGATATAAAAACTCCTATGCCTAATGATTTTCATAGAGATTTTGATATGAGCGGATTAAATTTAGATTTTATTTTTTAA
- the ureG gene encoding urease accessory protein UreG, translated as MKKPVIIGVGGPVGAGKTLLIERLVRVMSKDYEIGVVTNDIYTKEDALFLAKNSVLPPERIIGVETGGCPHTAIREDASMNEAALNELQKKFNLDLLFLESGGDNLAATFSPDLVNFSIYVIDVAQGEKIPRKAGAGMIKSDLFIINKTDLAPYVGANLDIMKSDTLHFRKNKDFFFTNLKKDEGLSDVINWIEKNCLLKGLE; from the coding sequence ATGAAAAAACCTGTCATTATAGGAGTAGGTGGTCCTGTTGGAGCTGGTAAAACTCTTTTAATAGAAAGATTAGTAAGAGTTATGAGTAAAGATTATGAAATAGGCGTTGTAACAAATGATATTTATACAAAAGAAGATGCCTTGTTTTTAGCGAAAAACAGTGTTTTACCACCAGAAAGAATTATAGGTGTAGAAACTGGTGGGTGTCCGCACACTGCGATTAGAGAAGATGCTTCAATGAATGAAGCTGCATTAAATGAATTACAAAAGAAATTTAATTTAGATTTACTTTTTTTAGAAAGTGGTGGGGATAATTTAGCTGCTACTTTTAGTCCTGATTTAGTTAATTTTAGTATTTATGTAATTGATGTGGCACAAGGTGAAAAAATCCCACGCAAAGCAGGTGCTGGAATGATTAAATCAGATTTATTTATAATTAATAAAACCGATTTAGCTCCCTATGTTGGTGCAAATCTTGATATTATGAAAAGCGATACTTTACATTTTAGAAAAAATAAAGACTTTTTCTTTACAAATCTTAAAAAAGATGAAGGTTTGTCTGATGTTATTAATTGGATTGAGAAAAATTGTCTTCTTAAAGGCTTAGAGTGA
- a CDS encoding glycosyltransferase N-terminal domain-containing protein: protein MYFLYIVVSIFLYILGLIILIPLSFKKKYNQLYKKFFPFERHNLADIHFHLASYGEVKSLTPLINYYKSKNKNILITVASKTGYNEAKKIVDNTFFLPLEPILFFWLKPAKTLIVFEAEFWLNLLKIYKNHNKQTILLNARIKKNSFKKYYKFRFFYNEIFKNFDFIIAQSYQDYKRLQMLGGENIEVFTNIKLLTNFTPNKKLQKNKEIVLIASTHKGEEEIILSKIDFKFLENKTLILAPRHPERFIEVENLLKNKGIKYFKFSDSENAYLDSNVFLLDTLGELINFYAISDYVILGGSYVPIGGHNFVEPAFFGCKIIAGKFIYSQLAVLDCIENVVISDDINFDNVKPAKIKSKYSFETLVSILDRILNETRKSI, encoded by the coding sequence ATGTACTTTTTATATATAGTTGTTAGTATTTTTTTATATATATTAGGTTTAATAATATTAATACCATTAAGTTTTAAAAAAAAATATAATCAACTTTATAAAAAGTTTTTTCCTTTTGAAAGACATAATTTAGCTGATATACATTTTCATCTAGCAAGTTATGGGGAAGTTAAATCGTTAACTCCGTTGATTAATTATTATAAAAGTAAAAATAAAAATATACTTATAACGGTTGCTTCAAAGACTGGCTATAATGAGGCTAAAAAAATAGTTGATAATACATTTTTTTTACCATTAGAGCCGATACTTTTTTTTTGGTTAAAACCAGCTAAAACTTTAATTGTTTTTGAGGCAGAATTTTGGTTAAATTTATTAAAAATTTATAAAAATCATAATAAACAAACAATTTTATTAAATGCTAGAATTAAAAAAAATAGTTTTAAAAAATATTACAAATTTAGATTTTTTTATAATGAAATTTTTAAAAATTTTGATTTTATAATAGCACAAAGCTATCAAGATTATAAAAGATTACAGATGCTTGGTGGAGAAAATATTGAAGTTTTTACAAACATTAAGTTACTAACAAATTTTACACCTAATAAAAAATTGCAAAAAAATAAAGAAATAGTTTTAATAGCAAGTACTCATAAAGGTGAGGAAGAAATAATTTTATCAAAAATAGATTTTAAATTTTTAGAAAATAAGACATTGATATTAGCACCACGACATCCAGAAAGATTTATAGAAGTTGAGAATTTATTAAAGAATAAAGGTATTAAATATTTTAAATTTAGCGATAGTGAAAATGCGTATTTAGATTCTAATGTGTTTTTGTTAGATACTTTGGGTGAGCTTATAAATTTTTATGCCATAAGTGATTATGTTATTTTAGGTGGTTCGTATGTGCCTATTGGAGGGCATAATTTTGTAGAACCAGCATTTTTTGGGTGTAAAATTATTGCTGGTAAGTTTATTTATTCGCAACTTGCTGTATTAGATTGCATCGAAAATGTTGTGATTAGTGATGATATTAATTTTGATAATGTAAAACCAGCTAAAATAAAGTCAAAATATAGTTTTGAAACATTAGTAAGTATATTAGATAGGATTTTAAATGAAACAAGAAAAAGCATATAA